The window GCCCCTCCTTTCTACCGAATTGCCCGTCGTTTCCACCCACCCGTCAATCTCTCCTTTCCACCCACCTCTCGGTTCCTCCTTTCTACCCACTCACCCCCTCCGTCCCTTCCTCCAACCGATgcgcccctctctctctttctacccacccacccactcgcaTGTCCCTCCGTCCCACTCACCCACTCCGTCCCTTGCTCCCATTCACTCCCTCCgtccccccccaccccctccgTCCCCCCCTTTCCACCCACGCGGCCCTCCgtcccttccgtcccctctcACCCACCCACGCGCCCCCTCCAtagaccacccacccacccacccacctccggGTTCGCCTCCAGCGGCAGCCAGCGATGAACCTCCATGGCAGACCGGTTCTTTCCCTTCGGTGTGGCCCCGCCCCGGCCGTACCAAAGCGGGGAGTGGGGTGAGGGAAGAGGCGGAGAGGGCGGCGTCACcccgcccaccccccccccccggtcgcgTGGGCTCGTCCGTAGAGGCGGGGCTTATGGGCGGGGTCCAGCGGCGAGCCCCGTCCCCGCCCATCCGGATCGCCTGGATTCGGTTTCCGCGATGCGGCCCGTCACGCCGGCAGACCCGCTGGGGATTCTCCCGCAGGACCTGCTGGCGGAGCTGGTGAGGCCCTTCCTTCCAGACCCTCGAGGGGAGGGGTCTGTGCCTTTTCCTCCCCTTGCTTGCCCCCTTTCTCCTGCCAAGGTTCTGGGCGGGGGAGAGTTTTGGAGCTTCCTCTtgggcaaagatggctcttctatgacttgtggacttcaactcccagaattcctgagccagtcgtgctagcgcaggaattctgggagttgaagtccacatgtcataggagagccaacatCGCTAACTCCTGCTCTTGTGGTCTCGGGACCCCCACTCACCCATcttgctttccccccccttcttGGGGTCTGCAGGAGAAGCGGAGAAGGGTCTCTAAAATGCCTTCTTTCTGCAGTGCGAGCGAGCCGTGCAGCGGTTGCAATCCGGGAAGGTTGCTTTCGATGCCGCCCAGATGTGCCAGGTGAGCAGGTCAGCTAGAGCAGGGGGGTCTCCTCCAATATTGGTCGCTttcagatttgtggacttcaacttccagaattcctcagccagctgtactggctgagaaattctgggagttgtagtcctcaagtctggagaatcctgggagttgaagtccagaaatctgaggaattctgagaattaaaGACCACAAATTGgatgaattctgggatttgaagaccacaagtcaaatgaattctgggagttgaagtccacaagtctaaggaagtccataagtctgaggaattctggtacttgaagtccacaaatatGAGGAATTCTGGTACTTGACTCCACaagtctgaggaattctgggagttgaaatccacaagtcaaatgaattctgggagttgaagtccacaagtcagatgaattctgggagttgaagtccacaagtcagatgaattctgggagttgaagtccacaagtctgaggAAGTCCATTAGtctgaggaattgtgggagttgaagtccacaaatatgAGGAATTCTAGTACTTGACTCCACAAGTCTGAGGAatcctgggacttgaagtccacaagtctgaggaattcggggagttgaagtccacaagtcttaaagcagccAAGATTAGAGATCCCTAAGTTAGGGACAGAGTGGGGAGTTGGGGAATGGGTGGGTGGTCTATTGAAGGACTGGCCCCACGGTTGTTTTTCTCTCATAGAGATGCCATGTGGCTGGCGTGGAAATAACCCCGGCCGACCTGTGCCGAATTCTTCAGACCCTCTCCTGCCTTTTTGGGTAagtctcctttctcccttctctgtTAGCCAGGTGTCCCTGCCCCTTACTTTGGGTCACTGGACCCTTTGGGGGAGTTCAAGGAAGGCAGgcacatacataaacacacacacacaaatagataCACACACCCTCCGCCAAAGGAGGGTAGGAAGGCAGATTGTTACAAATTGCTGAAAAATattatttaggttttttttttaaattagtaaaaataaactttatttataatacaCAAAACACAAGCAGCGAAACacaaaagacattaaaaaaaagttggacaatttgtgacgtGCCTGTAATACAACGCTAACAATGCTTATTTTCTATTACAcagattatatttatataataaacaTCAAATTTTAGCAATGATATTATTCaggtatctctttttctttcccttttttttaaatgaccaagCTTCTAACATTAGCTCTCCAAATTTTCTAGCATTTATTAACTCTCTTTTTGCTTCAGtttgtaaaaaaacccaaattattatttaacaatttgatttgttttggcttttttggtggGTTTTGTCCTACAGCAAAGCGGCAAAAAATAAACTTTCCTTGGAAGAATTTTCCACCGCATTAGGTAAAAAGTTCGGTTTTCTATTGCAACAATCCGCCCAGGTCATCCAACAGGtgtggaaggagaaaagagaatcCCTGGTGGGATTGGAGGATGCAAAACCTGTGGCAGCAGCCGGACAGGTAAGGAAGACAGGGAATTAAAAACGCTGCATAACAGATGGGTCTCCTTCAGGGGCGGATTCtgaatccaaccaatcaggcctttacagtaggggtgtccttctgaccttcctgccaatcagcttaaagctctgttgggaggattggtgctagacttatggttgggggtcaccacaacatgaggaactgtattaaggggtcatggcattagaaaggttgagaaccactgctctagagctaTGCTACAGCTGATTTTACCAATAATAAATCCATACTTATGTAATCTTTTCCATTAACATATTTAGTATATTATATTCATTGATATAATTGTTCCAGCTTAATATTGTTAAGAATAATCATATTTACACTAATAAAGTAATTATTAACAGGTTTATTTTGCTTTATCTTTTCaatcatatacactgctcaaaaaaataaagagaacactcaaataacacatctgaatgaatgaaatattctcattgaatactttatataaagttgaatgtgctgacaacagaatgaaattgattgtcaatcagtgttgcttcctaagtggatattttgatttcacagaagtttgatttacttggagttatattctgttgtttaagtgttcccttgattttttttgagctgtatagtttgttccaaatttcatagtattcatatagtttatataactatatatatgacTGTATAATTataaaactataactataaaaaaTATAGTTATATGACTATATAACTATAaatcatatattttcttccaaGTTTCATGagtcctccttttcatttaaTTCCATCGTCATTTTGTCTAATTCAGCACAGTCAAaaattttcttaattattgtATTTTCAGTTGGTAAATCCCTTTGCTTCCAGCATTGTGCAAGGCAAATTCTAGCTGCCCAACGAAGAAGTCAGATTTCATTTAACTAGGTTACTAACTAGAGTGAAGCACTGTAGCACGAAAGGTCATCAAAGTTGGCAAACTCACTGAACGAATGcctcgcttaacaacagaaacgTTGGCCTCAATTGTCGTACGCCTACcctgtttcccagaaaataagacgtaccctgaaagtaaggcatgtcagaggttttgcagaatttgctaatataaggcacctcccgaaaataaggcgtagtcaagtttacatacggtacggtggaaaaacatacagtaccattcaaagctgttcatagcggtaccgtaataatgtggtgtcccctgctggccccttccatcgctttgtaccgtccagtacagcagacacagtctgctgctgtctcaccgccattacagtctccactacagtgtgtagactgtagttcctctggtggccggaagctgcaatagcgggagtatattgttgtaccatataagtgctgtcgtttgtgtgtgtgggtgccatactgacaggtaccgtaccgtaatcagtgtactgtacggtacactttctttagGGGTGTCagattttctgcctgtgaatttgtcttatttgagaaatataaggcaccccctgaaaataagacgtagcacaacttttggagcaaaaattaatataagacagtgtcttattttcggggaaacaggttaGGACCGCCTGTAGCTCACATGTTCATTTCTTGTGTTGCAGCTGATCGATTTTCAGTGGAAGCTGGGAATTGCCATGAGTTCCGATACCTGTAAATCCTTGAAATCGCCTTGTGTTACAGTGGCGCTAAAAGTTGCCGATGGTTTGGGGAACGTCACGTGCAAAAGCTTTGAAATGACCATCGCTCAGTTTCAGGTTGGTAAACGGCCCTTCCTGGTCTCTggtcttttggaaaaagcacgtCCTGTTGTGTAGTTGAATGCTTTGTAGCAGAACAAGGAAGTCCAActtcctcctgaaaaagcaccttgggggACACCTTGGATGATTGAGAAGACTACAGCAGTgattctcagcctttctaatgccacgaccccttacttcagttcctcatgttgtggtgacccccaaccataagtctagcaccaattctcccaacagagctttaaactgatggGTAGAAAGGTCAGTCGgatggtaaaaatatgttccaaggtgccagaatagacactttagttcctaacataatgggaaatttgtctttttccatggttttaggtgacccctatgaaacggtcattcaacccccaaaagggtcccgacctccaggttgagaaccactgttttagagtgTCCTTGAAGCAAAGAAGAGGGTAAAAAGAATATATTAAAAGCATTAttaggatttttttctctctgaatgtttaatgtaacaaagaaatatcttttattattattttaggcactgattctgtggggttttttttacagctTATGTTTTTACTGTATGTTGGAGAAAATATAAAGGAAATTTTATACCACCCCCACcactttatttctgttttttatttcccgccccgagtcttcggagaggggcggcatacaaatctaataaattattattaaattattaatgttTTTCCCCCTACAGAATTTCCACAGCCAATTCAAGGAGATGGCAAGTGTTCTTGAGACATTTTGAACCATGGTGAGGCCTTCCCTTGACCTCTAAACGTTTATTCTACAGAATTATTCTCCAGAAAGAAATGTAGATTTATTCTTCATTTGGGGAGTTTCACCATGAATTAAAGACCTGCAAACTCCTGCGTTGAGTGAAATTCGCTATAGGAGTCCTCCTGAAAGAATTCAGAATTCTTTCATGCCAGAATTTAGGTGGAACCTCTTACAACCACCCAGAAGACGACCAAGGATGTGCCTGCACAGGACAAATAAACCCAATCCTGTCCCGAGAACTACCTTTAAGTTCGCCGTTCTCCCCATTTCTGCAACTACAGCAATATTGGGGAAAGCAATGGTATTATCACCATCTGGAACGCTGGATGGAGAATGCTACGGATGTGGAAGGCAACCTTCAATTCCTTAATAAAAAGGATGGGATATGTGTGAGGCTGTTCTTTTGTGTCTCTCCGCTGCCTTCGTTCTGCCAACTTTGGGTTGGGTATTTCACACCGAGGGTAATCTTAATCATTGATCCAACCTGGTCCGTCAGACTTGAGTCAAGTGATCACATTttatgccgcatgaatcccagcggccggttaggtcccacagagttggccttctccgggtcccgtcgactaaacaatgtcggctggcgggacccaggggaagagccttctctgtggcagccccgaccctctggaaccagctcccccaagagattaggactgcccccaccctcctcgccttccgtaaacttcttaaaacccacctctgccgtcaggcatgggggaactgagacatctccccttgcctaggtagttttatgtatggtatgtttgtgtgtatgctttttatataatgggttttttaggcttttaatgtaaaattgttattttagactttaatattagatttgctattgtatattgttttatcactgctgtgagctgccccgagtctgcggagaggggtggcatacaaatataataataataataataataataataataataataataataagaagaagaagaagaagaagaagaagaagaagaagaagaagaagaagaagaagaagaagaagaagaagaagaagaagaagccacgTTGGTCAGGTTACATAGTACCCTAAAACCAGAcatagaaagccagtttggtctggGTGGTCGATTAGAACCTGGCTGAGTCCTGCCTTTTCACAAAATCAGCTGGGTTATCTTGGGCTTCCCTcttagggaagggaagagaagggaaggaggaaggaaggaagggaaaggagggagggaagaagaaagagggaaggaaggaaatggaaggaaggaagcgaaAGAAgcaaggagaggaaagggagggaaggaaagaaagaagaaaggaaggaaagaaagaaagaaagaacaattcCTGAAAATCCTTCCCAAGTAATGGCTCAGACAGTTATCAGGAGACACTACTGATTCATTGGGACAAAAGGGGAATATACAGAGCTGGGGTGTCTCAGTGGTAAGAATGCAAcaatgcaggctacttcagctaactgctaccaTAGctttagttcagcagttcaaatctcaccagcgactcaaggttgactcaaccttccatccttccgggatgggtaaaatgaggacccagattgttgggagcaatatactgattctgtaaaccgcttagagagggctgtcaaagcactatgaagaggtatataagtctaaatgttattgctattgctacatagAGTTTTGTATAATCGCTgctgtaatttatttttaatgacagttaacagaaaaaaaagaaattatttggcTCATTGCATCTATGCTGCCAAGAAAAGGGTTCCCTCTGTTGTTCACTTGCTGTCGCCATTGAGTTATTTCCACCCAAAGGGtctgggggaagttgttttcaagATTCATCTGTGTGTTTTTAGAAAAGCAGAAGTTCTATTCTTATcacgggttccccccccccccatgaaccaTAAATAAATGCTTGCCAAAAGATTTTGGTCAGTTGAAACAGCAGGGCGTGCCTGGACGAAGGGTGGTAGTCAGGCAGTAGCTTTGAATTGCTGCAACAGGCAGCCAGGCCCTTATAGCAGTGTTtacccaaccgtggcaacttgaaaatatctggacttcaactcccagaattcgccagccagcatttgctggctgggggattctgggagttgaagtccaaatatcttcaagttgccaaggttgggaaacactgccttatagaatagatttatttattggccaagtgtgattggacacacaaggaatttgtcttcggtgcatatgctctcagtgtacataaaagagacatTGGTCTCATTAATATATTGTATTAAGCTGAGGTAAAAAAAAGGAgaatataggacagggaacggtggCGGGGGGGCAACTAGAGGTGCTATTTGATGGTTCAAAATGGCCGCTAGCAGTTCACCTGAACAGATCCAAACTAGCTGAATACCAGCTCTGGCCCCAAGGCAATTGCAACTTGAGGGGGAGTTCAGCCATTTTGCCACAGTCCCCACCATCCAAACCTTTCCCCACTTCTAAGAGAGGTCTTCCTACGGTCAGCCTTCAGAGAAATAAAATGGAGGAAAAGACAAAGGTGTTTCTTCCTTGTATTCAGACTGCTCTCCTGGTCTAGGGAACTGGTCTGTTCAGACATGAACAGACAGGACCATCttttgcctcacatgtcccagcaaccgattcgatagcacagagtcggcctcctccgaaTCCCATCAGCTGGCAAACAATGCCAGTTGGTGGGActgtgggggagagccttctctgttgcagccccggtcctctggaaccaactacccccagagattcatactgccccctctCCTCGCCTTTCAAAAAGCGCTTAAAACAAACCTATGTTGGCATGCCTGGGTTTCTTAAGTGATGGTCCTCCACCTTGGCCATTAGTAAGTATGAGTGATGATTGTGAGTTGTTTTATtgagttattgttattatttatgtatttggggtatttttgaatttttactgtgttttattgtaagctgccctaaatccaggaggagaagggcggcctataaatttaataaataaataaataatgatggtcataggggtcaaataagccatcgggaaacaatattaatagaaatcttaaggatacaagcaacaagttacagtcatacagtcctaagtgggaggagatgggtaataggaatgatgagaaaaaaactagtagtaatagtagtgcagacttagtaaatagtttgacagtgttgagggaattatttgtttagtagagtgatggcgtttggggaaaaaaatctgttcttgtgtctagttgtcttggtgtgcagagctctgtagcgatgttttgagggtaggagttgaaatagagGACAAAGGCCACCACCCATTCTCAGGGGCCTACTGagccatttattgattgattgattgattggatttgtatgctgcccctctccgcagactcggggcggctaacaacaatgataaaaaacagcatgtagaaatccaattaataaaacaactaaaaacccttataataaaaccaaacatacacacaaacataccatgcataacttgtaatggcctagggagaaggaatatctcaactcccccatgcctgacggcataaatgagtcttgagtagtttacgaaagacagggagggtgggggcagttctaatctccgggggagttggtttcagagggctggggccgccacagagaaggctcttcccctggggcccgccaaacgacattgtttagtcgacgggacccggagaaggccaactctgtgggaccttatcagtccatgggattcgtgcggtagcaggcggttccggaggtaatctggtcccatgccatgtagggctttaaaggtcataactctCATAATGCTCACTCTGTCATATTGTGGTGACCGAGTGAGCATTCATTGTGGAAGGACAGCAACTTCAGGGATGCAGCCCCCTCCCTTAAGGAGACCTGACTCTTTTAGCCTCCAACCCCGCCTCTTAAAAAAAGAGACCAAACTTCTACATTTAAGATTGGAAATGAAAGAATTGGcaggttttggttttttaaaaaaaggattatgTTTCGTGGCTATCAATGAAACTGCTATGACCCCATTTGTCACCAGAACTTGACAGCTGACACAAACGCTCATTAAACCTACTAACTTATAATCATATCCAAGAAACAAGGCAATAAAAATGCATTTAACTTGGGGGAAAAACAGGGTCAGATGACCCTATAGCCagaatgggctgccaaaatttttagtgtcacgctgtggatgtggcttattttgtgggtgtggcttgattgtcatgtgacCAGATAAAAATGGgttgccagccacatgaccaggtgggagtggcttaacatTGCTTACCGACAtagataagttttcaaacaggTGCTCAAACTCTTTTTCAGTTTATTAAGTAACATTATTTGAACAGCccccaaaaggacaaatgatagacagcattattggttgaggagcacaggaatattttcaggttttgtactgaacccacaaggttcagtaggataacagagtACGCAAGTAGCTCaactttctttaattgctatcaaagttcagttctagataatgattcaaatgattaaagcgtttatgggtaaaaacatgctaaTTAATTATTTCCGTCCCCCCaatggggcagcagcccattactgcctataGCTCAGTAGCACAAACAACTTTTTTTTCAGatccatggacttcaactcccagaattcttcatgaTGCTGGCAGAGGAAGGCCGGGACTTGGAGCCCACAGATCTTCCCTAACAACTTTGCTGAAGTTGAGAAACGCTGCAAAGAATTTGAAGAATCCCCAAGCCGTTGAGATAAGGAGAGAGGCAGGAGGGTTTGCTGGCCCAACGGTGCTGGAAAGAAGGggtgcatatttattttatttattttaaaaaatggaggtatgtaaagatataataatattcatatacatgacactagtaaaaaaaataagaagaaagattagatataataatattcatatacatgatgctagtaaaaaaaataagaagaaagattagatatacagtaataatattcatatacatgacactagtaaaaaaaataagaagaaagattagatataataatattcatatacatgacactagtaaaaaaaataagaagaaagattagatataataatattcatatacatgatgctagtaaaaaattaaaaaataaacattaggacaggggatggaaggcacgctggtgcacttatgcacgtcccttactgacctcttaggaatcgggagaggtcaacagtggatagtctaaaggtaaaggtttgggggttaggtgatgatactacagagtcagatagtgagttccatgcatcaactactcagctACTAAAGTCGtaatttcctgcagtcgagtttggaattTCCCTTGATGCTCTTTATAGGGATGGCATATTTGTTTGCaacagtttttgtttgttttagtttaagtttgtatctgttgtgtgctcgaatgttgttgtggttgaagctgaagtagtcgttgacaggaaggatgtagcagatgattttatgggctatgcttaggtcgtgtttaaggcgacgtagtctaagctttctaaacctaggattgtaagtctagctgcgtagggtattctattgcgagtggaggagtggagagctcttctGATAAAGTATCTGttcacattttctagagtgtttatattTGTTCCCccacgcacacacaaaaaaatctatatatatatatatatatatatatatatatatatatatatgtatatatatatatatatatatatatgatttctatgccacccctctctgaggactcagggcggctcacaacacataaaatatacaatagaaaatatcttaatgcaattaactaattaacaatattttaaaaagccgcCCAAACCATAGAaatcaatcattccattcactccacatatATAATCCAACAAGGCCCAGTGCGTGCAGGAGAGCACATCAAGGTGTGCACGCAGCCGCTCCCGACGGCCCTGTGAGAGCAAATCAGGTGTCAACTTTGGCCTCTGTTGCACCTCCGCCAGCAAGGTGCAGCTCCTCAGAGCACACAGCTGCTGTTTCCCAGGCAAACACGCAAGTTGTGGGGCTGCCAGCAAGCCTGGGCATGCCTCCTTTCCCTGATACAGACACAACCCCGGGCGAGTCTCATTGCCTTCCAGCCCCGGAGCAACCTGGCCCTGAATTGGCTGATGTGGATGGGTGGGGGAAGAGGAGATACAAAGTGTTGCCTTGCCTTGCTCTGATCGATGCATTTGCATTTCTAAAGGAGTCTCTAATGCTCAGGACATAAAAGGTGCAGGACATGAAAGCTTGCAGtccgaagttgtgggagcttcatgacggggagctttgaagaagagacagaAATCTGCCAGAAATGgagtagggtctcctgctgggggagggggaggggtggactagatgacctacaaggtcccttccaactattctattcgattcgatggatgggtggatgcatggatagatagataagatagattaaataggtaggtaggtaggtaggtaggcaggcaggtaaatgatagatggtagatagatgagtgcatggatggatagatagataaaatagattagatagataaatagatagataggtggataggtacagtaggtaggtaggtaggtaaatgatagatgatagatgagtgcatggatggatagatagataaaatagattcaataggtaggtaggtaggtaggtaggtaaatgatagatgatagatagatgaatgcatggacggatagatagataagatagataagatagataaataaatagatagataggtggatagtacagtaagtaggtaggtaggtaaatgatagatagatacatgatagatagatgagtgtatggatggatggatggatgggtgggtggatggatggatggatggatggatggatagatagatagatagttcatAGATAAGtgcatggatagatagataaataagatagatgggtggatagataggtGTATGGATGCATAGATAAGATAGATTGATCAATTgatagaatgaatagagtagaatagaatagaatagaatagaatagaatagaattctttattacccAAGCGTGATTACACACACAAgttatttgtcttggtgcagatgctctcagtgtacataaaagaaaaagatacatttgtcaagaatcatgaggtacaacacttaatgattgtcataggggtcaaataagcaatgaagaaacaatcaatattaataaaaatcataggaaacaagcaacaagttacagtcatacagtcctaagtgggaggaaatgggtgataggaatgatgagaaaaaaactagtagtaatagtagtgcagacttagtaaatagtttgacagtgttgagggaataatttgtttagtagagtgacggTGTTCTTGtgtagttgttttggtgtgcagtgctctctagGGACATTTTgaagataggagttgaaacagtttatgtccaggacgcgaggggccagtaaatattttcaccgccctctttgtgcagtatacaggtcctcaatggaaggcaggtggaccccaattgttttttctgcacttctgatTCTAAGGTGTGTCTTCTCCTATCCACACCAGTGTCCTTGACAAACGATCCAACAGatggtgtgtgtgtttatttttggCAATGCTTCTCACCATCTAAATGCAAACTTTAAATCTAAAAGcgactttaagtttgtatctttaagtttgtatctgttgtgtgctcgtgtgttgttgtggttgaagctgaagtagtcgttgacaggaaggaccttgtagcagatgctatgcttaggtcgtgctgaaggcgacgtagttctaagcctaggattgtcaGTCTAGTTG of the Erythrolamprus reginae isolate rEryReg1 chromosome 4, rEryReg1.hap1, whole genome shotgun sequence genome contains:
- the COMMD6 gene encoding COMM domain-containing protein 6 is translated as MRPVTPADPLGILPQDLLAELCERAVQRLQSGKVAFDAAQMCQRCHVAGVEITPADLCRILQTLSCLFGKAAKNKLSLEEFSTALGKKFGFLLQQSAQVIQQVWKEKRESLVGLEDAKPVAAAGQLIDFQWKLGIAMSSDTCKSLKSPCVTVALKVADGLGNVTCKSFEMTIAQFQNFHSQFKEMASVLETF